A window of Argopecten irradians isolate NY chromosome 14, Ai_NY, whole genome shotgun sequence contains these coding sequences:
- the LOC138307703 gene encoding uncharacterized protein, with translation MTDNLQLIISTVSDTQADDIKAYYQANGFVETILHLVNDVWNKETLDNCKAAIDNGDTESPLYDLMFIRFQIQRHFEITNSHRAWVVKSFERLREFVPNMTEEDANKHDLSKYDFVQAVGYTAKWVHDVAWGNSTWQAALQDHYRRESHHPQFFEKTQRMTRKDLEESLVDMVACRWERDLNGDEGVSLFDLVNFEEKFLKRYVKDDFDDVIALIKDIQTKSGQ, from the coding sequence ATGACGGATAACTTACAGTTGATCATCTCTACTGTCTCCGACACACAGGCTGACGACATCAAGGCGTATTACCAGGCTAATGGCTTTGTTGAAACAATCTTGCATCTTGTCAACGACGTATGGAACAAGGAGACGTTGGATAACTGCAAGGCGGCCATAGATAATGGTGATACGGAAAGTCCTCTGTATGATCTTATGTTCATCAGATTTCAAATACAGAGACATTTTGAAATCACAAACTCACATAGAGCGTGGGTTGTGAAATCGTTTGAACGTTTGCGGGAATTCGTCCCTAATATGACTGAGGAGGACGCCAACAAGCATGACCTCAGTAAGTACGACTTTGTACAAGCTGTAGGGTACACGGCCAAGTGGGTACACGATGTCGCGTGGGGGAACAGCACGTGGCAGGCCGCGCTACAGGATCATTACAGGCGCGAGAGTCACCATCCACAGTTCTTCGAGAAGACACAGAGGATGACTAGGAAGGACCTGGAGGAAAGCCTGGTGGATATGGTAGCATGTAGATGGGAGAGGGATCTAAATGGGGACGAAGGGGTATCACTGTTTGATCTGGTGAACTTTGAGGAGAAATTTCTGAAGAGATATGTGAAGGATGATTTTGATGACGTGATTGCTTTGATTAAGGATATTCAAACCAAAAGCGGACAGTGA